In a single window of the Terriglobus roseus genome:
- a CDS encoding TonB-dependent receptor: MRPCSGSKVFSSLLLLSAVATVSAQSTLGDITGSVHDASGANIPSAAITLVNTDTGVSSKLVSSGEGNYRFQQVQPGRYRLEVSAPGFTSTNVANLIINLDGHLTQDVTLVAGSASETVQVDGYSPQINTESNSVGGVVTQEEIDKLPVNTRQYLNLALLVPGTSQDGSRSFYNNVQIGGGSGYYTNGFVVDGVSNVFAEMGEPRQNFPQGGVQEFKVNITQYPAEYGLSMGGLISVATKSGTNRFHGEGFELFRNKFINVPKYNQTTNPDFNRNQFGADIGGPILKDRTHFYAAFERTQTRETYTIATGSALYAANDGIFDKPSHDQMLTGRVDHILTDRQSMFVRYAQEWNLLSYQGCGGRTVRNCYNGQIPRQSIVVGHTYTLSPRLVNDLRFQYAYASYQLGPPNAPIPTDPGNYSQQVLTSLQTSYVFPTFSYGFGYADTGVERRFQLLDSVSYVRGQHTFKTGFDLSYIPFTDGSASNYNGTWTFATDQAFDPKNAATIAALRNPTSYTQTIPFLSTKIPTTPLGLYAEDEWKFSRRFTINLGLRWERQFGSFNEHLNYTAAQAAIPFINNNKARGDSNNFAPRIGFVWDITGKSRDVVRAGYGIYYNNIQTLQNFSEARNLLSCSISISNPNYPDPFGGRTAAQFCTTNKPTVSFMAPNFQNPYAQQYSAGYSRQINNNLSINVDGLYSYSLHDYRTIDLNFPTTGTARPVAGWNIINLRAPIAASKYKALFVRVDKRLAKRYMYTIAYTLQSTRDNNPQATVTNPLNLNQDWGPGSNDRRHALVASGAVQLPWGFVGSGILTLRSSQPFSAYSGLSNADAVSQYVPGTTRNQVARNVDFGAINAYRATRGLAAIDPSTMQNSNYKTFDFRLLRTFHLHESMNLEVYGQGFNLFGTNNYLGSSITTTVTSAQFGRASDSNNRQQGELAARFIF, from the coding sequence ATGCGCCCATGTTCTGGCTCGAAGGTCTTCTCGTCCCTTCTTCTGCTGTCCGCCGTTGCAACTGTGTCTGCACAAAGCACGCTCGGTGATATCACCGGATCAGTGCACGATGCTTCCGGAGCAAATATTCCGAGTGCAGCGATCACGCTGGTCAATACCGACACGGGTGTCAGCAGCAAGCTGGTCAGCTCTGGAGAGGGTAACTACCGCTTCCAACAGGTACAGCCAGGGCGCTACCGTCTCGAGGTCTCTGCACCGGGTTTTACGTCGACCAACGTCGCGAATCTGATCATCAACCTCGATGGCCATCTCACGCAGGACGTGACGCTGGTGGCGGGCAGCGCTTCGGAGACGGTGCAGGTCGACGGTTATTCGCCGCAGATCAATACGGAAAGCAATTCGGTTGGTGGCGTTGTCACCCAGGAAGAGATCGACAAGCTGCCGGTCAACACCCGTCAGTATCTGAATCTTGCTCTGCTTGTTCCAGGCACCAGCCAGGATGGTTCGCGCTCGTTCTATAACAACGTGCAGATTGGCGGCGGATCTGGTTATTACACCAATGGCTTTGTCGTGGATGGTGTCTCGAATGTCTTCGCGGAGATGGGCGAGCCTCGTCAGAACTTTCCGCAGGGCGGCGTGCAGGAATTCAAGGTGAATATCACGCAGTATCCGGCGGAGTATGGTTTGTCGATGGGCGGCCTGATCTCGGTTGCGACAAAGAGTGGAACGAACCGCTTTCATGGCGAAGGCTTCGAACTCTTCCGCAACAAGTTCATCAATGTGCCCAAGTACAACCAGACCACCAACCCCGACTTCAATCGGAATCAATTTGGTGCGGACATTGGCGGGCCTATTCTGAAAGACCGTACCCACTTCTACGCGGCTTTCGAACGGACACAGACGCGGGAGACGTACACCATCGCCACTGGCTCTGCGTTGTATGCCGCGAATGACGGCATCTTCGATAAGCCAAGTCACGACCAGATGCTGACGGGACGTGTCGATCACATCCTGACCGATCGTCAGTCGATGTTTGTGCGTTATGCGCAGGAGTGGAACTTGCTCAGCTACCAGGGTTGCGGTGGTCGAACAGTTCGCAACTGCTACAACGGACAGATTCCGCGTCAGTCCATCGTGGTGGGGCATACCTACACCCTGTCGCCGCGGCTGGTGAATGATCTTCGTTTCCAGTACGCCTATGCCTCGTACCAACTCGGGCCGCCGAATGCGCCGATCCCCACCGATCCTGGCAACTACTCGCAGCAGGTGCTCACCAGTCTGCAGACCTCGTATGTCTTCCCGACCTTCAGCTACGGATTCGGGTACGCAGACACAGGCGTCGAACGTCGCTTCCAGTTACTGGACAGCGTGTCCTATGTTCGTGGACAACACACCTTTAAGACGGGCTTCGATCTCAGTTACATCCCCTTCACGGATGGTTCCGCGAGCAACTACAACGGAACGTGGACCTTCGCGACGGACCAGGCCTTCGATCCGAAAAATGCAGCGACGATCGCGGCTCTGCGGAACCCCACGTCTTACACGCAGACCATCCCATTCCTTTCGACCAAGATCCCAACCACGCCGCTCGGCTTATACGCAGAGGACGAGTGGAAGTTTTCCCGCCGCTTTACGATCAACCTGGGACTTCGGTGGGAGCGTCAATTCGGATCATTCAACGAGCACCTGAACTACACCGCTGCGCAGGCTGCAATCCCGTTCATCAATAACAACAAAGCTCGCGGAGATAGCAACAACTTCGCTCCGCGCATCGGCTTTGTGTGGGACATCACAGGGAAGTCCCGCGACGTGGTCCGTGCTGGCTACGGAATCTACTACAACAACATTCAGACGTTGCAGAATTTCTCGGAAGCCCGGAACCTCCTGAGCTGCTCCATCTCCATCAGCAACCCGAACTACCCCGACCCTTTCGGCGGTCGAACGGCGGCGCAGTTCTGCACCACGAACAAGCCGACGGTCAGCTTCATGGCGCCGAATTTCCAGAATCCTTACGCACAGCAGTACTCGGCGGGCTACTCACGACAGATCAACAACAACCTTTCCATCAACGTGGATGGCCTTTACAGCTACAGCCTGCATGACTACCGCACCATTGATCTGAACTTCCCAACGACAGGCACGGCGCGGCCCGTAGCGGGATGGAACATCATCAATCTGCGAGCGCCCATCGCCGCCTCGAAGTACAAGGCATTGTTTGTGCGTGTGGATAAGCGCCTGGCGAAGCGTTATATGTACACGATCGCCTACACGCTGCAATCGACCCGCGACAACAATCCGCAGGCGACGGTAACAAACCCGCTCAACCTGAATCAGGACTGGGGCCCGGGATCGAATGATCGCCGTCATGCGCTGGTTGCCAGCGGTGCGGTCCAACTTCCCTGGGGCTTCGTGGGAAGCGGCATCCTGACGTTGCGTTCGTCACAGCCGTTCAGCGCGTACAGCGGTTTGAGCAACGCGGATGCCGTGTCGCAATACGTTCCTGGAACCACGCGGAATCAGGTGGCGCGCAACGTAGATTTCGGTGCGATCAACGCTTATCGCGCAACGCGCGGACTTGCTGCGATCGACCCATCCACCATGCAGAACAGCAACTACAAGACGTTTGACTTCCGGTTGCTGCGGACGTTCCATCTGCACGAAAGCATGAACCTTGAAGTGTATGGGCAGGGCTTCAACCTGTTCGGCACGAATAACTACCTGGGCAGCAGTATCACCACAACGGTGACTTCCGCTCAGTTTGGGCGAGCCTCCGATTCGAACAATCGTCAACAGGGTGAGCTCGCGGCGCGCTTCATCTTCTAA
- a CDS encoding GntR family transcriptional regulator: MTEALRIYSLMRNDIISCDLVPGAAVSEAELCTRYKVSRTPVREACRRLQEEGLLQIVPFRGYFISPLTTEEYRSLNEMQLVLDPAAAAMAAERASDEQIANIERWANYIYYAGEKKSYETFLEWNRNFHIEIAQASGNEIMVEMTVNLQTRLIRYFYLVISMASYGKELVEEHQAMMRAIRARKPADARDRATEHVIRTMERTSLIRIPQGGFRGDPRPTTSIRVRAERRSID, from the coding sequence TTGACTGAGGCTCTCAGAATCTACAGCCTGATGCGAAATGACATCATCAGTTGCGACCTGGTCCCCGGCGCTGCCGTGTCGGAGGCAGAACTATGCACGCGCTACAAGGTGAGCCGGACGCCGGTTCGCGAAGCCTGCCGGCGCCTTCAGGAAGAAGGCCTGCTGCAGATTGTTCCCTTCCGCGGTTATTTCATTTCCCCGCTCACCACGGAAGAATATCGAAGCCTCAACGAGATGCAGCTTGTACTGGATCCTGCCGCGGCCGCAATGGCTGCCGAGCGTGCATCCGACGAGCAAATCGCCAACATAGAACGATGGGCCAATTACATCTACTATGCCGGCGAGAAGAAGAGTTACGAGACCTTCCTGGAATGGAATCGCAACTTCCACATTGAGATCGCGCAGGCAAGCGGTAACGAGATCATGGTGGAGATGACCGTGAATCTGCAGACGCGGCTCATTCGCTACTTCTACCTGGTGATCTCCATGGCAAGTTACGGCAAGGAGCTGGTGGAAGAGCACCAGGCCATGATGCGGGCCATTCGTGCGCGCAAGCCGGCGGATGCAAGGGATCGCGCTACCGAACACGTCATTCGCACGATGGAGCGCACGTCCCTGATTCGAATTCCGCAGGGCGGCTTCCGGGGTGATCCTCGTCCCACGACGTCAATCCGCGTACGAGCAGAACGTCGTTCGATCGACTGA
- a CDS encoding hydantoinase/oxoprolinase family protein: protein MRVAIDSGGTFTDCVYLSADGEVKVLKVFSTPADPGKAVLDAVKEVAVSSISPEVRHGTTVGTNAILERKGARVAFVTTAGFEDTIAIGRQARTSLYDWFRSPLPPVVPKGLRFGVAERVSAEGEILRSPSAESLASLREAIADSGAESVAISLLFSFTNPQNEQAVAEALKPLGLPVSVSHQILPEFREFERGSTVVTNAYLAPKVSTYLNRLETEIGNAFQAGTVDVMQSSGGIIAASIAAEEPVRTVLSGPAGGVIGAYRLAQLAGFAKIIAFDMGGTSTDVSLMDAAEGGPRTTSDSVVSEMPISVPMLDIHTVGAGGGSIARFDQGGALRVGPESAGSLPGPICYGKGSLPTVTDANLTLGRLDPDLFLGGKIRLDDARTLQLMDASRGPLESAEQFAAGVVLLAETAMEKAIRVISIERGYDPREFTLVSFGGAGPLHACSMARSLRIPRVFVPRMPGALSALGILMADTVRDYSRTVMLNVTDDTSLAASFSELEQRALDELLASGSTGDLKRSIDLRYAGQGYELSVPFGKRHLDDFHALHQKRYGYSNVETAVEVVNVRVRVTVPNAPVHLATQTSVPGDGAQAILKMRRMYFDGAWHDSTVYQRELLRAGDTFSGPALIAEYSSTTVLPPRCTALVDIYGNLVIEVDAA, encoded by the coding sequence TTGCGAGTTGCAATTGATAGTGGTGGCACCTTCACCGACTGTGTCTATCTCTCGGCAGACGGCGAGGTTAAGGTTCTTAAGGTCTTTTCGACGCCCGCAGATCCCGGCAAGGCAGTACTGGACGCGGTGAAAGAGGTGGCCGTAAGTTCCATTAGCCCTGAGGTCCGGCACGGCACGACGGTGGGCACGAACGCCATCCTGGAACGGAAGGGTGCGAGAGTCGCGTTTGTCACAACGGCGGGCTTTGAAGACACCATCGCCATCGGACGTCAGGCTCGGACCAGCCTCTACGATTGGTTTCGCTCTCCGCTGCCACCTGTCGTTCCAAAGGGACTGCGCTTCGGAGTCGCGGAACGTGTCTCTGCAGAGGGAGAAATCCTTCGCTCGCCTTCCGCAGAGTCCCTTGCGAGCTTACGCGAGGCCATCGCAGATAGTGGTGCGGAATCCGTCGCGATCTCCCTGCTCTTCTCGTTTACCAATCCCCAAAACGAACAGGCCGTGGCAGAAGCTTTGAAGCCACTGGGTCTGCCGGTCTCCGTATCCCACCAGATCCTGCCGGAGTTTCGGGAGTTCGAGCGCGGCTCTACGGTGGTGACGAATGCTTACCTCGCACCGAAGGTGAGCACTTACCTTAATCGGCTCGAGACTGAGATTGGCAACGCGTTTCAGGCTGGGACGGTCGACGTGATGCAAAGCTCCGGCGGCATCATCGCCGCGTCCATCGCTGCCGAAGAGCCGGTGCGCACAGTTCTTTCGGGACCGGCAGGCGGCGTGATCGGCGCCTACCGGCTTGCACAGTTGGCGGGCTTCGCCAAGATCATCGCCTTCGATATGGGCGGCACATCCACGGATGTTTCTCTGATGGATGCCGCAGAAGGCGGTCCGCGGACCACAAGCGATTCGGTGGTCTCGGAAATGCCAATCAGCGTCCCGATGCTGGATATTCATACCGTCGGTGCTGGCGGCGGATCGATCGCGCGCTTCGACCAAGGGGGCGCTTTGCGTGTTGGTCCGGAATCTGCAGGATCTCTTCCTGGGCCGATCTGCTATGGGAAGGGTTCTCTCCCCACCGTGACCGACGCCAACCTGACGCTGGGTCGACTTGATCCGGATCTGTTTCTCGGCGGTAAGATCCGCCTGGACGACGCGCGCACGCTGCAGTTGATGGATGCATCGCGCGGGCCGCTGGAGAGTGCCGAACAATTTGCCGCGGGTGTAGTCCTGCTGGCAGAGACCGCAATGGAAAAGGCGATTCGAGTGATCTCCATCGAACGCGGTTACGACCCACGGGAGTTTACGCTGGTGAGTTTCGGCGGAGCAGGACCGCTGCACGCCTGTTCCATGGCGCGCTCACTTCGGATCCCGCGGGTCTTTGTCCCACGCATGCCAGGTGCGCTTTCGGCGCTGGGAATCCTGATGGCGGACACCGTCCGCGACTATAGCCGGACCGTGATGCTGAACGTCACAGACGACACCTCGCTCGCCGCGAGTTTTTCCGAGTTGGAGCAGCGTGCGCTGGATGAGCTGTTGGCAAGCGGATCGACAGGTGACTTGAAGCGCAGCATTGACCTTCGTTACGCAGGTCAGGGCTATGAGTTGAGTGTGCCTTTCGGCAAACGGCATCTGGACGACTTCCACGCGCTGCACCAGAAACGCTACGGTTACAGCAACGTTGAGACCGCAGTGGAAGTAGTGAATGTGCGCGTTCGCGTTACCGTGCCCAATGCGCCGGTGCATCTAGCAACACAGACATCGGTTCCCGGCGACGGTGCGCAGGCGATTCTGAAGATGCGCCGTATGTACTTTGACGGTGCGTGGCATGACAGCACCGTGTACCAGCGCGAACTACTCCGTGCGGGGGATACATTCTCGGGCCCGGCACTGATCGCGGAGTACAGTTCGACCACCGTGCTGCCGCCGCGCTGCACGGCTTTGGTGGATATATATGGCAACTTGGTCATCGAGGTAGATGCAGCATGA
- a CDS encoding hydantoinase B/oxoprolinase family protein, which translates to MSTSELVPPVAAIPSAIDPIELAIFKSATHSIAEEMGAALRRTSFSPNIKERRDYSCAVFDGEGSVIAMGDHMPVHLGSMPMSVRAVMNAMTLRPGDVAILNDPYAGGTHLPDITLVLGVFPDALSDGPLMYVAVRAHHADVGGLYPGSMGLCREIYQEGLRIPPVLIVRNGEMERSILQLILHNVRTPEEREGDLLSQIGACRVGELRVLELVEKFGATRVRQLSAELLDYSERLMRAQFAMCESGTYTAEDFLDNDGFHDEPIPIRVSITLDRETRSASVSFAGSHPQVQSSINAVYAITYSAVYYVMRCLLPDDAPATAGLMRPITVTTERASIVDAVLPAPVAGGNVETSQRIVDVLLRALAKAMPERVPAASSGTMNNLTIGGVDLRTGKPFAYYETIAGGMGARPTADGVSGIHTHMTNSLNTPVEALEYAYPFRVHRYGYREGSGGKGQFKGGDGIVREIELLSPSTITLLTDRRKFAPYGLQGGDDGATGLSFHITPSGEEILAAKCSLAAATGDRIRIESPGGGGWGKV; encoded by the coding sequence ATGAGTACCAGTGAGTTAGTCCCCCCCGTCGCTGCCATTCCGTCGGCCATCGATCCGATCGAATTAGCGATCTTCAAAAGCGCTACGCACTCCATTGCGGAAGAGATGGGCGCCGCACTGCGCCGTACTTCGTTCTCGCCCAACATCAAGGAGCGGCGCGACTATTCATGCGCAGTGTTTGATGGCGAGGGTAGCGTGATTGCCATGGGCGACCACATGCCCGTTCATCTTGGCTCGATGCCGATGTCCGTAAGAGCTGTCATGAATGCGATGACACTGCGACCGGGGGATGTCGCAATCCTGAATGACCCGTACGCTGGCGGAACCCACCTGCCAGACATCACACTTGTGCTGGGAGTGTTTCCAGATGCCCTGAGTGACGGCCCCCTGATGTACGTTGCAGTCCGTGCGCATCACGCGGACGTGGGAGGACTTTATCCAGGCTCAATGGGCCTCTGCCGCGAGATCTACCAGGAAGGTCTGCGCATTCCCCCAGTCCTAATCGTTCGAAACGGCGAGATGGAACGGTCTATCTTGCAATTGATCTTGCACAACGTGCGAACGCCCGAGGAGCGCGAGGGCGATCTTCTTTCGCAGATAGGCGCCTGCCGAGTGGGCGAATTACGCGTGCTGGAACTTGTGGAGAAGTTCGGCGCAACGCGAGTCCGTCAGCTTTCCGCCGAGCTGCTTGATTACTCCGAGCGGCTGATGCGTGCGCAGTTTGCCATGTGCGAATCCGGAACGTATACCGCTGAAGACTTTCTCGACAACGACGGCTTCCATGACGAGCCGATCCCCATTCGCGTCTCCATCACGTTGGATCGTGAGACTCGAAGTGCAAGCGTGAGCTTCGCCGGAAGCCATCCGCAGGTGCAGAGCAGCATTAACGCGGTGTACGCGATCACATACTCCGCTGTGTACTACGTCATGCGTTGCTTGCTGCCCGATGATGCCCCGGCCACCGCGGGTCTGATGCGCCCCATCACCGTCACGACGGAACGTGCCAGCATTGTCGACGCCGTTCTCCCTGCACCGGTTGCTGGCGGCAACGTGGAAACATCGCAACGGATCGTTGACGTGCTGTTGCGTGCACTGGCGAAGGCCATGCCCGAACGAGTCCCCGCAGCGAGTTCCGGAACAATGAACAACCTGACCATCGGTGGAGTTGATCTTCGCACCGGAAAGCCATTTGCTTACTACGAGACGATCGCCGGTGGCATGGGCGCACGTCCGACTGCTGATGGTGTCTCCGGCATTCACACGCACATGACCAACTCACTGAATACTCCCGTTGAAGCGCTCGAATATGCCTATCCTTTCCGTGTCCACCGCTATGGATACCGCGAAGGCTCTGGAGGTAAAGGGCAATTCAAAGGCGGCGACGGCATCGTTCGCGAGATCGAACTCCTTTCGCCTTCCACCATCACCTTACTAACTGACCGGCGAAAGTTCGCTCCTTACGGGCTTCAAGGTGGCGACGACGG